The genomic region CGCCGTTGCGCCGCGAAATCTGTCCTTGCATCGGGAACGGCTGAATCTTCGAAGGATCCTTTTCCCATTCAAGCGCGTATTGTGTGCGGGCGACGCGGCACGGCTTGCCCGTATAACAGCGGGTGCGCATCGTCGAATCATCACGCGCCTTCACGATTGATTCGCGGTACGCCGGCGCAGCCTGGGCCTCGGGCGTAGCAATGAAGCGCGTGCCAATCACCACTCCCTGCGCGCCGAGCATCAGCGCCGCGGCGATTTGGCTGCCGTGAGCGATACCGCCCGCCGCCAGCACCGGGAGTTTGACGGCGCGCAGCATCTGCGGCACCAACGAGATCATTCCGATTTCACCCGTATGACCGCCCGCCTCGGTTCCCTGTGCAACGACGATGTCGGCGCCTGCGGTCTGCGCCTTCTCGCCGTGGTGCACCTTGCCGCACATCACGGCGACTGTCATGCCGTGCTCGTGCATGGTCTGGATGAACTCGCTTGGCACGGCGAGACCGGCTACGAAGATGCGCACCTTCTCCTCGATAAGGACCGGCATATGGGGGCGCATCATGTCGGGAATGGGAGCAAGCAGATCGACCGCGAACGG from Candidatus Binataceae bacterium harbors:
- a CDS encoding nitronate monooxygenase; the encoded protein is MLHTPICDYFGIKYPILLAGMGGVAMHKLVAAVSNAGGLGVIGAASLSPDLLRAEIRKTRELTDRPFAVDLLAPIPDMMRPHMPVLIEEKVRIFVAGLAVPSEFIQTMHEHGMTVAVMCGKVHHGEKAQTAGADIVVAQGTEAGGHTGEIGMISLVPQMLRAVKLPVLAAGGIAHGSQIAAALMLGAQGVVIGTRFIATPEAQAAPAYRESIVKARDDSTMRTRCYTGKPCRVARTQYALEWEKDPSKIQPFPMQGQISRRNGVMGYMGLDGEDADPNRTFMPTGQGAGLIGEIKPAAQVFTDLLRETEAALRGAQGLLADKSATQHSAAR